The Patescibacteria group bacterium DNA window AAATATTCAGCACCGTTTGCTGTGCACTATACTGACGAGCATGGTGTTGCGCAGCCCGTCATCATGGGTTGTTACGGTATTGGCCTCGGCCGTTTGATGGGTGCCATAGTTGAAGTGCATCACAATGACGCTGGCATTATCTGGCCGGCTGCGGTCGCGCCGTTTGATTGTCATGTGATTGCGGTTGGGGGAGATGCAACAATTTTGTCCGCAGCAGAGCAGCTTTACAATGAGCTGCGCCAGCGCGGTGTACGGGTGCTGCTTGATGATCGTGACCTTACTGCTGGCGCAAAATTCGCTGATGCGGATCTTATTGGTATACCACTGCGGCTCGTTGTGAGTGCTAAAACAATCGCTGCCGGGAAGCACGAGTTGCGTAATCGTGCGACAGACGAAACAGAAATGATTGCAGCCGACAGGGTAGTGGCAGAAGTCGTTCGGAGAACCCTAGGCGTATGAGCTTCCTCAATAGACTCCTCGGGCGGGTAGCAAAGGATATTGGTATTGATCTTGGCACCGCGAATACGCTCGTGTACGTAAAAGATCGCGGCATCGTTATTAACGAACCATCGGTTGTGGCGGTTAATAATCGGACTGATCAGATTCTGGCTGTTGGTCATGAAGCGCAGCGCATGGTCGGGAAAACTCCGGCCCATATTTTGGCCATTCGACCACTGGTTGATGGCATTATTTCTGACTATGAAGTAACCGAGAAGATGTTGAAGTATTTTATGGAGAAAGTACGCCGTGAGCGTTTCAGTCTACTGCAACGACCACGGGTCGTTGTATCAATTCCAACCGAAGTTACCGAAGTAGAGCGTAAGGCCGTAGAAGATGTTGTTCGTTCCTGCGGGGCACGAGAAGTCTATCTGGTTGAACAACCTATGGCCGGTGCGATTGGTACACGTCTGGCGGTGCAAGAGCCTACTGCCAACATGGTAGTAGATATTGGCGGCGGGACAACGGAAATCGCGGTCATTTCACTGGCGGGCATAGTGACGACTCGATCACTGCGGCTGGCCGGGGACGAACTTAATAAGAATATCGTGCAGTTTGCTCGTGAGCAGTTTAATATTTTACTTGGTGAACGGGTGGCGGAAGAAATAAAAATTAAAGTTGGCTCAGCAGCGCCGTTGGATGTTCCGCTCGAGACAACAATGCGCGGTCGAGATTTAGTGAGTGGTTTACCAAAAGAAGTCATCGTAACAGATACACAAATTCGTCAGGCTATGGCTAAGACGATTCGCACAATGATTGAACACATTCGTGCAATTCTTGAAGTAACACCACCGGAGTTAGCGGCTGATATTTACGAGCGAGGCATCGTGCTACTAGGTGGTGGGGCACTCCTTAGGAATCTGGACGTGGCCATTAGTGAAGCGACCCAGATTCCAGTTCGTATTGCTGACGACCCACTCACTTGTGTTGTGCGCGGTACCGGTATACTGCTTGATAACTTTGAATTTCTGCAGAACGTTGCTATCCCGTCATCGCAAGAATTGCCGTACGGGGCCTAGTGCTAGGTCGGTATGCAACGTCGAACACTCGTTGTCCTGCTCGTAGGAATTGTGCTGGCCTTTCTTATTGAAAGTGTTCCAGCGGTACGTCTTCGAGTTCATGGGCTGCTTAGCTTTACAACTGGCATTGAAACGTGGTTCGCATCTCGTCTTGTAACGCCAGGTTTTCTCATGGGTGAAACAGATGCCCGGATAACGAATCTTGAGCAGCAGGTTGATGCTTTGGCAGTGGACGCGGCACGGCTACGGCAACTGACTGAAGAGAATGAAGCACTGCGGGCGCTTACTGGTTTCTCGAACGTCGCTGGGATTCGTACCGTGACAGCGCTTGTCATTGGACGTGACCCTCGTGATCCACAAACCGTGCTTCGCCTGAATGCTGGATCAAAAGTTGGTGTTCGTGAAGGTGCTGCGGTTGTCTCACCGCACGGCAATCTTATCGGTATTGTCGCATCGGTCACCCCCACGGTAAGTACGGTTCGTTTACTCACAAGCCATGGGCTGGCTATACCGGTCCGTGTTCCCGGGAAGCCAGGTGTGTTCGGTTTACTACAAAGTCGAGACGGCTTATCACTTTCGGTTGAGCAGATTGCGAGAGCTGAACCGGTTACCGTTGGGGATGTAGTGATTACCAACAGTAGTGCACTCGGCCTACCAGCTGCCATACCGGTTGGCGTGATTGCAGCGGTTCGTTCTACACCAGAGGCGCTTTGGCAGGAAGCAACTATTTTTCCGTTTACCACGACGGCAACCGTACACATTGTAAGTATATTGGTCCCCGATGAGACACCGTAATTTGCAACTGCTTCTTTCTCTCTTTTTCTTTGGCTTACTGCCAGCAGTGCAGTCTTCGCTGTTCGGTTACTATGCCATGCCCCCGCTCTTACCACTTTTTTCTTATGCTGGCCTTTTGTTCCTTCCTACGATGATCGCGGTTATTGTGGGAATACTTGGTGCGACCTGGTACGATATTGCATTTTCATTGCCAACGTTGACCAGCGTTGCGAGTGTAACGGCTTTGCTGCTTTCATACATTGTACTGTCGAGGCTACTTACGGGTAGCACTTTTGTTGCGGCCCATGCTCGAGCACTCGTTTCTTACGTGAGCTATAGTGTCGTATTGTGGGTCATGAGCCTTGTGTCTAACCGAGTCTATCCAAATGGAATTACTGGTGAACTCTCTATTCTGGGTAGCATCATCGGTTATGTGCTGTTGGCCTCACTTGTTGAACTTGTTCGACGTCGACAGCAAACGGAACAATTATCACTACCTTTCTTTCAACGATGAATCCATTTCCTCGTTTTATAAATAACGCTACGGTTAGCCGTCCACAAAACGTGTGGGTTGATGCTGATTTGGCCGCTACTGGTTCGCAATATCTTGGCCACCCGTTAACCGCTCGGCAGCGCATGGTCGTTGGCATTATTTTGATAGCGACCGTAGCTATTATGCTTGGTCGTGCCGCGCAGCTCCAGCTTTTTCATGGCGCTGCATATAGGGTTTTGGCAGAAGGTAATCGTATTCGAACCTATACAACGTTAGCTCCTCGGGGTGTTGTCTATGATCGTTATGGTATTGCGTTGACCGAAAACACGCCGCAATTGTCAGTGGCGTTAATTCCGTTCGACGTACCACGAGATGAGCCGGCGAGAGCGCAACTATTTCAACACGTAGCGGCGGCTGTTCAAACGGATCCGAGTATTTTTTTCGATAAGTGGAATGGGTTTTCGTCAGAGCAACGACGTAGCGTAGAACCGTTTATTGTTATTCCGAACGTGGAAGTTGAACAGGGATTACAGTTGCAAGCCATGGCCCCAGCCTGGCCGGGCATTGTTGTTTTAACAACCCCTCGTCGGGACTACATTGCGTCACGCGACGGACTATACGGTCTTAGTCATGTTGTTGGCTACGTGAGCCGCGTTGGTGACGGTGAGTTATCAAGTGAACGTGGGTATGCTCGGAGTGATATTGTTGGCAGAAGTGGAGTTGAGCAAGCATACGAAACCTATTTGAAAGGGACGAATGGTCGGCAGGAAGTTGAAGTTGATGCGCTTGGTGCGCTGCAGCACATCTATGCCGAAGTAGCACCAACGCCGGGTAATAATGTCTGGCTGAGTATTGATAGTGAGTTGCAGCAGGTACTTGAAGCAGCAATGCTCAGTGGTCTTGGCCGAGCCAAAGGGCAACGCGGTGTTGGCGTTGTGCTTGATCCGAGAAATGGCGAGGTGCTTGCTTTGGCCAGCTATCCGGGGTTTGACGCCAATATGTTTACAGAAGGAAATAATGGCTACGCGGCGTTGGCCGCAGATCCTAATCAGCCGCTGTTTAATAGAGTAGTTCAAGGGCGATATCCTTCTGGTTCCACCATAAAGCCTTTTGTGGCGGCGGCGGCGCTTGAAGAAAAAATAATTACTCCACTTACTTCTTTTTTAAGTACGGGTGGTATCTCTGTTGGGCAATGGTTTTTTCCTGACTGGAAGGCGGGTGGTCATGGGCAGACTGATGTTCGTAAAGCTATAGCCGAGTCAGTAAACACGTTTTTCTATATTATTGGTGGGGGATACGGTGATCAGCCAGGATTGGGGATTGAAGCGCTTAGCGCGTATGAAGCTCGTTTTGGTTTCGGGGCAGTAACGGGCATTGATCTTCCTGGTGAAGTGAGCGGACTACTCCCAACACCGGCATGGAAAAAAGAAGTGAAAGGTGAATCTTGGTATATTGGGGATACGTATCACGCCGCGATTGGTCAAGGAGACGTTTTGGTAACGCCATTGCAGATAGCAGCAGCGACGGCCATTCTCGCAAATGGTGGTAAACGTATTACGCCACACGTGTTGTATGAAGTTGAAGGGCACAGCGATAGGAAACCGCCTACCGAAATTATTGGAATCGGTCTTACCGAGGACACCGTGGCAGTGGTTCGAGAAGGTATGCGGCGCACGGTTACTGATGGCAGTGCTCGTTCGCTTGGCACGCTGCCTATTACTGCGGCAGGAAAAACCGGTACGGCCGAAGTGGGTGGTGACATAGCGACACATGCATGGTTTAGTGGCTTTGCCCCCTATGAGAACCCACAGCTCGTCATCACTATTCTATTGGAAAACGTAGGTGAAGGAAGCAGTTTTGCTGTTCCGGTTGCGCGTGATGTCCTTACCTGGTGGGCGGCGCATCGCGCCGAGTAGGGGTCGCCGTTTCTCAAAGGTGGTATATACTACTCGTATGCCGATGTCTTCACTTACAAAGCATGACGAAATTACGCAGCAAGAGAAAAAAAGCAATGCGCTGGCTAAGCCAGTCGCTGATTTTCTTTTGGCTTTAAAAGCTGATACGGGTGGGGGTCCGCGTGCCAAGGAGGGTGAGCATGCCATTCACGTTTCGTCAGTTGTTTCGCAGGCCGCTCAGTTTTATGAACGGCTACGATATAGTGTTGACTACCACGAAGATCACTTGTTACGACGTCACGCGCTTGAACGTATGCTTCGTCGACGATTTGACACAGGCTCCGTTGAATCGAGTGCGAGGTCTTTTTTGGTTGAATTAGTTCATGCACGATATTTAAAAAATGATGAAGTACCCGAAGCCATCATTCCGTACGTCCAAGAGTTTCTTGATAGATACGCAGCTGTATTAGCTGCTGCGGAGGCTGCTCCATTGAAAGACGCTCGTGCTGTAATTCATTGGCTGCATGGTATAGCTGCCGCCGAGCTTGATGCGTTTCTCTCTCCAGCACCAGAAGAGGCGGCTCTTGTTCATTTGGTTCGAGCAACGCTTGCGCAAGATAAACCACTTGCCGCTTGGCGCTTATCACATGAAGAGCTCCCAACCCTTGAATTTGTCGCTGCATATCGGGCGCTCTTCTCGCTTGATTTACCAAAAATTCGCTACCTGTTGCTTTGCCGCATGCTCCCAGATTGGAAGAAATTGTCGGTGGCTGAAGTGGCTAGTGTATTACCTGAGTTACTCCGACTACGGCAGCGAATTGAAACAGCAATTGTGCACCCCGCTGGTGAGCAACTGTATAAGGTGCTGCGGCAGCGCTCACTTATTTTTCATGCGCTTCATGATGCGGTACGTGACGATATCAGTGGCGCAAACTCGCTACTCCTTGATGACCATCATTTTACTTCAGTGGTGCAAGAACGGTGCCAGCAGTATTATAAGGCTGCTCGGGGTCGCTTATATAGCTCGGCTGTTCGGTCGACGCTCTATATTTTTATCACTAAGATGCTGGCGGCGTTACTCCTGGAGGGTCCAATTGAGGCGTTCTTTTATGGTCATGTGGCAACTGCACCATTGCTCATTAACCTTGGTTTTCCACCATTGCTGATGCTTCTCCTCGCAGTGACCACTCCGTTTCCAAAAGATTCGAACACAGAGGCAGTGCTTCGGCATCTCGAAACCATACGTTTTGGTGGTGAGGCACGTATTTTGCCACAGCTAACGCCACCTGGTCGGTCTTCAGCTGTTTCCAGTGGTGTATTGTCAGTTGTATACTTCTTCGTATTTGTTGCTACTTTCGGAGCGATTGCTACAGGTTTACAGCGAATCGGCTTTACGATGATAAGTATCGCATTTTTTCTTTTCTTTCTTAGTGTTGTTTCATTCTTTGTCCTTCGAGTTCGACAACCAGTTAGAGATCTATTTGTAGAACGTCGTCGTGAACATATGTTAGCAGCAGTTGTCGATCTTTTTTCACTCCCGGTATTAACTGTCGGTCGCTGGATTTCTTTGACCTCGGCTCGTTTCAATGTTTTCCTCTACTTCTTTGATTATTTCCTTGAAGCACCCATCAAAGCGTTCCTCTTGGTAACCGAAGACGTGCTTGGTTTTTTTCGAGAGAAACGGGAGGACATCGTATAAGTATGGTGCGTTTTCTTGGTAGTTTAGGGACAGCAATAATTGTCGGACTCTTTGCTACCTTTGCCTGGCAATCATATATGCACGCTCGTTTACCAAACGAGCTGCGAGTTGGCGTTACCTCACTCGCGACCGGGCAACTTATCCATGCTGTTGACTTGCGAGATAATTTTAGCGCTAGGAATTTGCGGGTTACAGTTGTCACTGTTGAAAATGAGGATACGTTGCTTACGATGCTCTCAGCCGGAACGATTGACGGAGCTGTAGTATCCATGTCCGCTCCAATTGTTTTACGTAGCCGTGGTGTTGCGACGAAGGTAGTGGCAAGCATGGATTATTCGGCCGGGAGTGACGCGATTGTTGCTCATGGCGACATAACTCGGGTCGCGGATTTGGCTAACGCGCAAATCGGGTATGGGTCTCAGGGAAATGATGTGGTGCTGCTACGCGAGGCACTTCGTCGGGGAAAAATTAGCACAGTTGAAGGTCATAGCATCGTGCAACCTATGTCAGACTCGGCGAATGCGTTTGTCGCCGGTGAATTAGATGCGGCAGTGCTCACTGATCCGTATCTCGGTCAGGCCTTGCGACGAGAGAATAGTCGCGTACTCTTTTCAACGAGAGAAACGCCAGGGCTTCTGCCTACCGTCATTATATTTCGTACAGTCGTGCTGGAAACAAAACGGCCGCAGGTTGGTGCTTTTTTGGCAGGCTGGTTTGCCACCATGGACGATTATGAGACATCCTCAATACTTCGCCGTCGGCTCTTAGCAGTTGTGGCGGTTGCCACCGGTCAAACTCTGGAAGGAGTCAGTGAGGCATTGAATAACCGTCGATTATCCACATTTGCAGATAATGGACTCGCCTTTACGCATTTTGGTGACCCAGTGTCCTTGTATACCAGCGCCGAGCGATTTTTTGTGGCGCTTAATGTGGGAAGCTTTGACGCAGCTGCGGTTGACGCACTCTTTGATCCGTCGTTTGTTCGGGGTGGCTTACGAGCCTTTGGTAAAGTGGAGAAGTAATACTTGTTCATCATGTACATACTATGAGCACACAGGAATCGTTGATTGTCATAGGTTCTGGTCCGGCTGGACTAACTGCGGCTATTTATGCGGCTCGTGGTGGGCTCTCGCCACTCGTTATTGCCGGCCCGCAACCTGGCGGCCAACTAACTATTACCACTGATGTTGAAGATTTTCCTGGTTTTCCAGATGGTATCCAGGGACCAGAATTGATGGATCGTATGCGACAGCAAGCGACGAGATTTGGCGTTCGATTTATCGATAGCTCTGTTACGGCGGTTAACTTTCAGCGCAAACCATTTGCAGTGATGGTAGGGGAAACACAGTATGAGGCTCGTGCCGTTGTTATTGCTACTGGCGCGTCAGCCAAATGGTTAGGGCTAGAAAGTGAGCAGCGATTGATTGGCCACGGCGTTTCAAGTTGCGCCGTGTGCGACGGTTTTTTCTTTCGAGGGAAGCCGATTGCCATTAACGGCGGCGGCGATACGGCTGCCAAAGAGGCGTTGTACCTCGCCAAAATATGTGAGCGAGTGACCCTTATTCATCGTCGGCCTGAGCTTCGCGCTCAGCAAGTGCTTCAAGATCGTTTGCGGGCAACGCCAAACATTGATCTTCGTTTAGGGTATGAGGTGGAAGAGGTGCTCGGGGACACAACGGTAACTGGTGTCCGTATTCGCGCTACTACGGGCGAGCAAGAGACGGTGCTGGTGAGTGGCTTCTTTGTTGCTATTGGCCACATTCCAAACACAGTTCCTTTCTGTGAGGCGGTTCGCTGCGACGCGGCGGGTTACATTCTTAGTGAAGATGGTGTACACACCAGCGTGCCGGGCATTTTTGTTGCTGGCGACGTTCAAGACAGACTCTATCGACAAGCGGTTACGGCGGCTGGCATGGGCTGTCGAGCGGCCATGGAGGCAGCTGAGTATCTCGAAACACATGACTAAGCTGTACGTAGTAGCGACGCCCATTGGCAACTTGGGGGACATAACCATTCGCGCCCAAGAAGTGCTGAAAACTGTACCAGTCGTCCTTGCTGAGGACACACGTCGAACGCGAACGTTATTGTCACACCTTGGCGCGCATCCAAAATTGGTTAGCTACCATCAGCACACCAGTCCGGCTAAGAGCAAAGCGCTCGTCCGTTTACTTGAGCAATCAGATGTGGCGCTGGTAACAGATGCGGGCACGCCTGGCATCGCTGACCCTGGCGGGCAGTTTGTTGCTGCTGTTGTTGAAACGTATGGCGATAGTGTTCAGGTTGTTCCTCTCCCTGGTGCCTCGGCCTTAGCTGCAGCGGCGTCGATAGCTGGTTGTTCAATGGATCGGTTTGTTTTTGCTGGCTATCCACCCCATAAGAAGGGTCGAGCAACTTTTTTTGACGGTGTGGCGACCCATGCAATGGCAGTCATTTTTTATGAATCGCCGCATCGAATTTCAAAGGCATTGCAGGCAGTGGCTGAACGGCAGCCGGAGCGACAGATTGTTGTTTGTCGCGAATTAACTAAGCAATTTGAGACTATTCAACGGAGTTCGGCTCGCGAAGCCGCAGATCGTATTGCTGACGGTGAGCATCGGGGTGAGTTCGTTGTCGTGCTTCACCCAGTGGGAAAGGAATAGTAGATTTGCGGGCATTTTTGCTTTTCGCTATACTGTTTGAAAGACTGGGGACAAGAAGGGGCTATACGTTTGGTATCCCGTTCCCATCCCAGCGATATTTATTTTCTTACTCAATTTGTATCGCGTATGGCGAAAATGACAAAATCACAAGTTCTTCAGGCGCTCGCCGAGAAGACTGGTGTTAGCAAGAAGGAC harbors:
- a CDS encoding rod shape-determining protein; the encoded protein is MSFLNRLLGRVAKDIGIDLGTANTLVYVKDRGIVINEPSVVAVNNRTDQILAVGHEAQRMVGKTPAHILAIRPLVDGIISDYEVTEKMLKYFMEKVRRERFSLLQRPRVVVSIPTEVTEVERKAVEDVVRSCGAREVYLVEQPMAGAIGTRLAVQEPTANMVVDIGGGTTEIAVISLAGIVTTRSLRLAGDELNKNIVQFAREQFNILLGERVAEEIKIKVGSAAPLDVPLETTMRGRDLVSGLPKEVIVTDTQIRQAMAKTIRTMIEHIRAILEVTPPELAADIYERGIVLLGGGALLRNLDVAISEATQIPVRIADDPLTCVVRGTGILLDNFEFLQNVAIPSSQELPYGA
- the mreC gene encoding rod shape-determining protein MreC, which gives rise to MQRRTLVVLLVGIVLAFLIESVPAVRLRVHGLLSFTTGIETWFASRLVTPGFLMGETDARITNLEQQVDALAVDAARLRQLTEENEALRALTGFSNVAGIRTVTALVIGRDPRDPQTVLRLNAGSKVGVREGAAVVSPHGNLIGIVASVTPTVSTVRLLTSHGLAIPVRVPGKPGVFGLLQSRDGLSLSVEQIARAEPVTVGDVVITNSSALGLPAAIPVGVIAAVRSTPEALWQEATIFPFTTTATVHIVSILVPDETP
- the mrdA gene encoding penicillin-binding protein 2 is translated as MNPFPRFINNATVSRPQNVWVDADLAATGSQYLGHPLTARQRMVVGIILIATVAIMLGRAAQLQLFHGAAYRVLAEGNRIRTYTTLAPRGVVYDRYGIALTENTPQLSVALIPFDVPRDEPARAQLFQHVAAAVQTDPSIFFDKWNGFSSEQRRSVEPFIVIPNVEVEQGLQLQAMAPAWPGIVVLTTPRRDYIASRDGLYGLSHVVGYVSRVGDGELSSERGYARSDIVGRSGVEQAYETYLKGTNGRQEVEVDALGALQHIYAEVAPTPGNNVWLSIDSELQQVLEAAMLSGLGRAKGQRGVGVVLDPRNGEVLALASYPGFDANMFTEGNNGYAALAADPNQPLFNRVVQGRYPSGSTIKPFVAAAALEEKIITPLTSFLSTGGISVGQWFFPDWKAGGHGQTDVRKAIAESVNTFFYIIGGGYGDQPGLGIEALSAYEARFGFGAVTGIDLPGEVSGLLPTPAWKKEVKGESWYIGDTYHAAIGQGDVLVTPLQIAAATAILANGGKRITPHVLYEVEGHSDRKPPTEIIGIGLTEDTVAVVREGMRRTVTDGSARSLGTLPITAAGKTGTAEVGGDIATHAWFSGFAPYENPQLVITILLENVGEGSSFAVPVARDVLTWWAAHRAE
- a CDS encoding ABC transporter substrate-binding protein, which codes for MVRFLGSLGTAIIVGLFATFAWQSYMHARLPNELRVGVTSLATGQLIHAVDLRDNFSARNLRVTVVTVENEDTLLTMLSAGTIDGAVVSMSAPIVLRSRGVATKVVASMDYSAGSDAIVAHGDITRVADLANAQIGYGSQGNDVVLLREALRRGKISTVEGHSIVQPMSDSANAFVAGELDAAVLTDPYLGQALRRENSRVLFSTRETPGLLPTVIIFRTVVLETKRPQVGAFLAGWFATMDDYETSSILRRRLLAVVAVATGQTLEGVSEALNNRRLSTFADNGLAFTHFGDPVSLYTSAERFFVALNVGSFDAAAVDALFDPSFVRGGLRAFGKVEK
- the trxB gene encoding thioredoxin-disulfide reductase, with amino-acid sequence MSTQESLIVIGSGPAGLTAAIYAARGGLSPLVIAGPQPGGQLTITTDVEDFPGFPDGIQGPELMDRMRQQATRFGVRFIDSSVTAVNFQRKPFAVMVGETQYEARAVVIATGASAKWLGLESEQRLIGHGVSSCAVCDGFFFRGKPIAINGGGDTAAKEALYLAKICERVTLIHRRPELRAQQVLQDRLRATPNIDLRLGYEVEEVLGDTTVTGVRIRATTGEQETVLVSGFFVAIGHIPNTVPFCEAVRCDAAGYILSEDGVHTSVPGIFVAGDVQDRLYRQAVTAAGMGCRAAMEAAEYLETHD
- the rsmI gene encoding 16S rRNA (cytidine(1402)-2'-O)-methyltransferase is translated as MTKLYVVATPIGNLGDITIRAQEVLKTVPVVLAEDTRRTRTLLSHLGAHPKLVSYHQHTSPAKSKALVRLLEQSDVALVTDAGTPGIADPGGQFVAAVVETYGDSVQVVPLPGASALAAAASIAGCSMDRFVFAGYPPHKKGRATFFDGVATHAMAVIFYESPHRISKALQAVAERQPERQIVVCRELTKQFETIQRSSAREAADRIADGEHRGEFVVVLHPVGKE